In Carya illinoinensis cultivar Pawnee chromosome 16, C.illinoinensisPawnee_v1, whole genome shotgun sequence, a single window of DNA contains:
- the LOC122299778 gene encoding uncharacterized mitochondrial protein AtMg00810-like gives MEQPPGYIDPCFPDHVCQLKKALYGLKQAPRAWFQRLSSFLTHLGFSCSRADPSLFIFHKQSDIIYLLLYVNDIIITGNNSSLLDSFTCKLNSEFATKDLGSLSYFLGLEASSTSDGLCISQLKYARDILSRAQLLDSKLVHTPMVVSQHLSVDGPLFSDLTLYRSLVGALQYLTITRPDIAYAVNSVSQYLHAPTEDHFLAVKRVLRYVKGTLHFGLTFHPSSSPGAFVAYSDADWAGCLDTRRLTSGYSIYLGNNFVSWSAKKQPTVSRSSCEFEYCALASTAAELVWLTHLLRNLQVSIPQQPLLLCDNKSALFLSSNPVSHKRAKHVELDYHFLHELVVAGKLRTQHVPSHLQVADIFTKSIPRPLFEFFRSNPTLSLRGGVEDIVEDITP, from the coding sequence ATGGAGCAGCCTCCAGGGTATATTGATCCTTGCTTCCCTGATCATGTCTGCCAGTTGAAGAAAGCTCTCTATGGTCTCAAGCAAGCACCTCGTGCCTGGTTCCAGCGCCTTAGCTCCTTTCTCACTCaccttggtttttcttgcagtcGTGCTGACCCCTCTCTTTTTATCTTTCATAAGCAATCCGATATTATTTACCTGCTTCTTTATGTTAATGACATCATTATTACGGGCAATAATTCCTCCCTTCTTGACAGCTTCACTTGTAAACTCAATTCTGAGTTTGCCACTAAGGACTTGGGCTCCCTCAGTTACTTCCTTGGTCTAGAAGCTTCCTCCACTTCTGATGGTCTCTGCATCAGTCAGCTCAAATATGCCCGGGATATCCTTTCTCGAGCTCAGTTACTTGACAGTAAGCTTGTTCACACTCCCATGGTTGTTTCTCAGCATCTATCCGTCGATGGTCCTCTGTTTTCCGATCTCACTCTCTACAGATCTCTTGTTGGCGCCCTCCAGTATCTGACCATCACACGTCCTGATATTGCTTATGCTGTCAACTCTGTCAGTCAATATCTGCATGCTCCAACTGAAGATCACTTCCTGGCTGTTAAACGTGTCCTCCGCTATGTCAAAGGCACCCTTCATTTTGGCTTAACTTTTCACCCCTCCTCCTCTCCTGGTGCTTTCGTTGCTTAttctgatgctgattgggctggctGCCTCGACACTCGTCGCTTGACCTCTGGTTACTCTATTTATCTCGGCAACAACTTTGTTTCCTGGAGTGCTAAGAAACAGCCAACTGTCTCTCGTTCTAGTTGTGAATTTGAGTATTGTGCCCTTGCCTCTACTGCTGCCGAACTCGTTTGGCTCACACATCTTCTTCGTAACCTCCAGGTATCCATCCCACAACAGCCTCTTCTCTTATGTGACAACAAGAGTGCCCTCTTTTTGAGCTCCAATCCGGTTTCACACAAGCGGGCTAAGCATGTTGAGTTGGACTATCATTTTCTCCATGAACTTGTTGTCGCTGGGAAGCTCCGTACCCAACATGTCCCCTCTCATTTGCAGGTTGCTGATATTTTCACCAAGAGCATTCCTCGACCACTCTTTGAGTTCTTTCGATCCAATCCGACGCTCAGCTTGCGGGGGGGTGTTGAGGATATTGTTGAGGATATCACTCCTTAA
- the LOC122299332 gene encoding tubby-like F-box protein 8 — MSFRSIVRDVRDGLGSLSRRSIEVRLPRHPRGKSHGSVHELHDQPLVVQNSRWASLPPELLCDVIKRLEASESTWPARRHVVACAAVCRAWREMCKVIVRGPELSGKITFPISLKQPGPQDGNMQCFIKRDTSNLTYHLFLCLSPALLVENGKFLLSAKRTRRTTCTEYVISMDADSISRSKSTYIGKLRSNFLGTKFIIYDTQPPYNNGQFSPPSRSRRFYSKKVSPKVPTGTYNIAQVTYELNVLGTRGPRKMHCTMHSIPASALEPGGTVPGQPELLPRSLEDSFSSISFAKSIDTSTEFGSSRFSDIIGSHNEEDGRKVRPLVLLNKAPRWHEQLQCWCLNFRGRVTVASVKNFQLIAATQPAAGAPTPSQPAAGAPRQPTQPDHDKVILQFGKVGKDMFTMDYRYPLSAFQAFAICLSSFDTKLACE, encoded by the exons ATGTCGTTCCGAAGTATAGTTCGTGATGTAAGGGATGGACTAGGAAGCTTATCAAGAAGAAGTATTGAGGTGAGGCTGCCCCGTCATCCCAGGGGAAAATCACATGGCTCAGTCCACGAATTGCATGACCAGCCCCTGGTAGTCCAGAACAGCCGTTGGGCTAGCCTCCCGCCTGAGCTTTTATGTGATGTGATCAAAAGACTGGAGGCAAGTGAGAGTACTTGGCCTGCCCGGAGGCATGTTGTTGCATGTGCTGCTGTCTGCAGAGCCTGGAGGGAAATGTGCAAAGTAATTGTCAGAGGTCCTGAATTATCTGGGAAAATTACCTTTCCTATTTCCCTGAAGCAG CCGGGTCCTCAAGATGGAAACATGCAATGCTTCATTAAGAGGGACACATCAAATTTAACTTACCACCTTTTCCTCTGTCTTAGCCCTG CTCTGCTTGTCGAAAATGGGAAATTTCTTCTCTCTGCAAAACGGACCCGGCGAACAACTTGCACAGAATATGTGATTTCCATGGATGCAGATAGCATTTCAAGATCAAAGAGCACTTACATTGGAAAACTGAG GTCAAATTTCCTGGGCACCAAATTCATAATTTATGATACACAGCCTCCCTATAACAATGGGCAGTTTTCACCCCCCAGCCGAAGTCGTCGGTTTTACTCAAAAAAGGTTTCTCCAAAGGTCCCCACTGGAACCTATAACATTGCTCAAGTCACATATGAGCTCAATGTGCTAGGCACTCGGGGTCCACGCAAGATGCATTGCACAATGCACTCAATCCCTGCCTCTGCTCTTGAACCAGGTGGTACTGTTCCTGGTCAACCAGAGCTCCTCCCTCGCTCCCTCGAAGACTCGTTTAGTAGCATTTCATTTGCAAAATCAATCGATACCTCAACTGAGTTTGGCAGCTCCAGGTTCTCAGATATTATTGGATCCCACAATGAAGAAGATGGCAGAAAAGTGAGACCTTTGGTTCTCCTAAACAAGGCTCCAAGATGGCATGAACAGTTGCAGTGTTGGTGCCTCAACTTCCGTGGAAGGGTGACTGTTGCCTCTGTCAAGAACTTTCAGCTAATTGCTGCAACACAGCCAGCTGCTGGTGCACCAACACCATCACAGCCAGCTGCTGGTGCACCAAGGCAGCCAACCCAACCTGATCATGACAAGGTAATTCTGCAGTTTGGTAAAGTCGGCAAGGATATGTTTACCATGGATTATCGGTATCCTCTGTCTGCATTCCAGGCTTTTGCCATTTGCTTGAGCAGCTTTGATACTAAGTTGGCATGTGAATAG